ATTTACGCTTGGGGGAGTAACGCCTACGGGCAGCTGGGATTGGGAGCCGGCGGCAACAGGGCCAAGCCGACTAAACTCGCGCTGCCGGACGGCGTGAGCCAGTTCAGCAGCATCTATGCGGGCGACGATTTTTCGCTGGCGGTGGGTACGGCGGTCCACGGGGGCGGGTTCAGCGGTGGGCAGCGCTGCGGGCGGCGCGGTGAGCGGCGCGGGCCAGAAGGTGCTCTACGCTTGGGGTCGCAACGACTACGGGCAGCTGGGCGACGGGGGCAAGACGAATCGGAGCGAGCCGGTCAAAGTGGTGCTGCCGGGCGCGATGGTGTTGGACCAGGTAGTGAGCGTGGGCGCGACCGATGTGTCCGTGCGCCTGCGAGACCCCAGTTCGGGCGCTTTGAGCACCTACACCTGGGGGCAGCACGATGACGGGCAGCCGGGCAACGGCAGCGCTAAGGCTCGTGAGCGGAGTATGCAGCAGGCCGTAGCTGCGCCGGAGGGCGTGCGCTTCGTTCAGGAGAGCACTGGCGGCGAGCACACGATTGCCATAGACCAGCGAGGCGGCCTGTACGCCTGGGGTTCCAACGATGAAGGGCAGTTGGGCCTCGGCACGAGCGGCGCTGAGGCGGGCGTTGCTGCCGCGAATAGTACCGGGGTGAGTGGTACCGGGGTGAGCGCTGCCAGCGCGAGTGGTGCAGACGCGGGCGGAGTTGGTGCGAATGGTACTCCTGCGAAGAATGCCAGCACAAATGGTGCCGACGAGAATGGCGATAGCGCGAGTAAAGATGGTGCGGGCAGCGATAAGGCAAATGGCGATAGTGCAAACAGTGCCAGCGTGAATCATGCCGGTATGAATGGCGTTGCCGCGAATAGTGCCGCTGCAAGTAGCGGTAGCGCAAATAGCGGCAACGCGAGCGGCGACAGCGCGGGCAGCAGCGCGGACACGGTCCAGCTCAAGCCTCGTGCGGTGACTCCTGTGGCGGTTACATCGATAAAATTCGGCGGCCTTGCGAGCTCCAGCCCGCAGTATCTGGGCCTGTCTGAGGACGGGCAGAGCGGCCAGTGGAGTCTGCGGACGCCCAAGCACGCGGCTGGCGAAGTATCTGTGGAGGTGGCCTGGTCAATCGGCGGAGTGGAGCAGCCCTCGCCCGAGCTCACGTTCACCTACCGGCTCGACGGCCTCCTGCGGGCCACCCGCACTGTCACCTTCGACGCTGGCCCCGATGCTACGCCGCAGACTTCGACACAGTTGGTCAACGACGGGAACCAAGCCTCCTGGCCTGCCGACCCAGCGCGCCCGGGCTATGTGCTGACCGGCTGGAAGCTGGGCGGCGCTCCCTACGATTTTTCTCAGCCGGTGACCGGCGACATAACGCTCACCGCCGACTGGACCCCACTGGGTTCGTTCTCCATACTCCCGGCCTCGGGCCCGGTTGCGGGCGGCACCAACGTAGCGATTAAGCCGCCAACGCTCATGGGCCTGCACTTTCTCAGCGTGAGCGCGGGCTACAAGCATGTGCTGGCCCTGGCCAACGACCACAACATATATTCCTGGGGTGAGAACGACAAGGGTCAGTTGGGCGTTGGGGACACGGTCAGCCGCAATGCGCCCACGCTGGTCAAAGCTCCGGCGGGTGTGAGATTTACGCAAGCCGTGGCCGGATACTACAGCTCGGCGGCCTTGGGCACGGACGGCAATGTGTACATTTGGGGCGCTACGAGGAGCAATCGTGCCGTCAATGAGCCGACTCCATTTTCCTACACGCTTCCTGCGGGGGAGCACATCACCCAGCTGAGCGCCGGAAACGGCCATTTTCTGGCGCTTTCCAGCGGTGGCCAGGTGTACGCCTGGGGCGATAATGACCGCGGCCAGCTGGGCGACGGCACCTTCAACGATTCCTCTAACTTCCAGCTTGTGCATACGCCCGCAGGCGTGGGGTTCAAAGCCATTGCGGCCGGTGAGCTCCATTCAACGGCGCTCACCACTACCGGTGACCTGTACACCTGGGGCGCGAACCAGTACGGAGAGTTGGGAGACGGGAGTACAACTGATCGGTCCACGCCCGTGATGGTGTCTGTCTCGGGCGGAAGGGTGGAATTTAAGGCGGTGTCGGCCAGTTATTACCACACCCTAGCGCTGTCCGATAAGGGTGTGATCTACTCCTGGGGCGGCAACCAGTGGGGCCAGCTGGGGCGGGATCTGCCTGCGGGCGTTGATATATCTGCCAGTCCAGCGCCGGTCAACAATCCCTCCGGTGCAAAATATGCCGCCATCAGCGCCGGTAATTACACGCATTCCATAGCCTTGGCGGAGAACGGCATCGCCTACACTTGGGGCCAGATAACGGGCAACCAGTACCCGACCGCAGTGGACCTGCCCGACGGTGTGACCTACACGAGCGTAAACGCAGGCGGCGTGTTCTCGGCGGCCTTTGGTACCGACGGCAACCTGTACGCCTGGGGCAAGCCGATCGGCGACGGCACCGCAGCCAACAGCTCCACCACCCCAGTCATAGTCTGGCCGCAAGATGTATGGGTGACCGGCGCACAATTCGATGGTAGGCCTGGCACTGATGTAACAATTGACGTTCATAATCAGCTGTGGAGGATTAAAACACCGGCTCATTCGGCTGGGCCAGTCTCTGTAACTGTTTCGAGTCAGTCAGGCGCGCTCTTCCAAGGCATACCTTTTACCTATATTGAAGTGGGTGCACATTCATTTACCTTCGATACTCAGGGTGGCATTCCAGTGCCGAACGTGCAAAACGTGGCTGACGGTGCTCAAGCCACGCGGCCGACTAGTGACCCAACTAAAACCGGCATGACCTTCGAAGGATGGTTCTTAAACGGATCCCCCTATGATTTCACCCAACCAGTGACCGCGAATCTGACTGTGGAAGCTCACTGGAGTAGCCAGTCGGACTTCACGATTACTCCCAATGCGGGCATAATAAGTGGCGGCGAAACGGTGACTATTAAACCGCCGACTATGGGGAAACTGAAAGGTGCGCGAATAGAGGCGGGATTTGGGCACTCACTGCTCACGGCGAGCACGGGCGATACTTACGTGTGGGGTCATAACGATAGTGGGCAACTTGGGGATGCTTCTCAAACCGACCACTCCAGTCCGGTGAAGATTTCTGGACCGGGAGGCTTGCGTTTTACCAGCCTCTCTGCTGGGGCCAGGCACACTCTAGCGATTGGCAGTGACGGCAGAGTGTATGCCTGGGGTGACGACAGCTACGGACAGCTTGGGGGCACCGGCTCGCATACGGTGCCTGCGCTGGTTCCCGGCTTTCCTAACGGGCTCACATTTACTGCCGTTAGCACTGGGCTATATTCCTCATTTGCTCTCGCCTCAGACGGCAGCCTGTATTCCTGGGGCAGCAATGGAGACGGCCAGCTCGGAATAGGCTCGACGACCAATCAAAGTATTCCCCAGGTGATCGCGCTGCCAGCAGGCGTCACTAAATTCGTAGCTATATCCGCAGGCTACTCTCACACCCTGGCCCTGGGAGACGATGGGAATATTTATGCCTGGGGTTCGAACGACAATGGGCGTTTGGGAGATGGCACGACTACGCAGCGGCTGCTTCCTCAAAAAGTTCAATTGCCGGTAGGACTAGCAAAGTTTACGGCAATCAGCGCTGGTGGTTACCATTCCATGGCTATAGGCAGTGATGGTAAGGCCTATGCCTGGGGTTGGGCCGCACTGGGGCAGTTGGGTAACGGAACGGCTGATTATTTACTACATGCGACTCCCGGTGTAGTGCAACTTGGGCTGCCCAATGGTGTGCAAGTCAGTCAAATTTCTGCCGGTGACCAGCATTCGTTTGCCATAGACTCTGAGGGCAAGCTGCATGCCTGGGGCGACAATAGAAAAGGCCAGTTGGGCGACAGCTCGCTGACCCAGCGGAACTCGCCAGTGCAGATAACGGTCGCTGGAGTGACGAAGTTTACCCAAGTGTCAGCCGGTGATGCTTATGCCCTAGCTCTTGATGATGAGGGGCGCATTTTCGCGTGGGGCTCCAATGAATTTGGCCAGCTTGGCCTTGGCAGTGTTTCCACTAACCCGGAACAGAGTCCAAAAGAGAGCTCAAAGTTGGACGTCACTCTCACTTTTGATGGTTTGCCTGCTAGCGACTTGACGTATGACAGCGTTCGCAATGAATGGACCGCTAAAACTCCTGCTCATGCAGAGGGGCCGGTCGATGTCACCTTGGGATGGTCTTTGGGCGGGCAAAGGCATGAAATAAAGAAAGAATTAGCTTTTTCTTATACCGATAACCTCACACTCCCTCTAACAGGCGGGCCTGGTATTGCGGCTCTGCTGGCGGGCGGAGTTGCCCTGATGCTCTTGGCTGCGGGGGCGCGTGCGCGGCGCAAGGGCAAGGAAAACGAAGAAGTTGAGCAGGGTCTGGCGGCGTGAGATCGCTGCATTGGAAGCACGCATGGCCGCCGCAGCTGGTATCCAAGTAGCTAAGCGCTTCCACCTAAAGCGTTGGCTGGCTGTTTGCATAAGCAATCGACATGCTCGATTCGCTGGTAAAGTGCGGAATTGGGGCACTTGCATATGCTTTCGGACGACTGAGCAAAGACGATAGCGCGCAATCGAGATCTAAGCTGTGCCGAAATGCTAATGGTTTATTGGGTTACAGAGAGGAGTCTAAAAGGTAGTGTAGATTTTACTTATAGCTCAATATGGCTAATTTGTGAAGGAGAAATCAATGAAGAGGGGTTCAGTAAAGCACTGGCTGGCAGGGGTAGTCAGCTTAGCTGCTGTGGGGACGTTGGTGGCAGGCGTGGCTGGGGTTGCTAACGCTGAAGAAACGCCAGCTCCGAGTCGGCCGGGGGAAGCTGTCTCAATCAGCAATATTCGCGTTTCTGAGATTGGCGCCCATACTGCGAATCTGACGTTTGACTACAAAATCAACGATACTCGCCGTCCTATTAAGAGGATCGTGCCATCCTTATTCTTTGAAAAGATTACGAGCATTAAGCCGAAAATCCAGTTCACTCAAGATACCGGTGTAGAAATGCGCGTATGGCTCGGTGCTTCGGGCTTTGACAGCTCTATCGGCGTGGCCGACAGCAAGCTCACGCAAGAAGATTACAGCAAAATTTACGGCATGCACACTCAAGACGATGAAGATGCTGTGGCCAATCGGCAGCAGTTTGCCCGTTGGGGCACTGCGGTAGACGTGACTGCTGATAACAAGAGCGGCACGTCCAGTCTTTCCATTATTGGCCTGGATCCTTCGACTTCGTATGCCACTCGCGGGTATAACAACATTCTTGGGCGTGACTACACCAGGGATGCGGATGCGTATATGTCTAAGATTTCTGAGCTGGGGTGGGATCATCTCAACCAAGAGGTGCCTGTGGACATGAGCCGCGTGTTGGTCGGTCTCAATGTGGAGTACGGCGGATCGCAGCCTGGCGACCCAGTTGGCGGTGATTACGACACCTTCCTTGAGGCAGCTCCTGCTTTCTCTACTATTTCTGAGCCGCAGTCGATTGCTGAAGGACAGCTGACGAACCAGGGTAAGGACAACATCACGCCCGGCCAGATTGACCAGAACCACTCTGCTCGCTTCTACATCAACTCCTTGAAGGAAGCCTGCAAGGCCAAGGTGGACGCTGGCGAAGATTGCTTCTGGTACTCCTACATTTACTCTGACCCCAGCAAGATGACCGCTCCCAACGGCGCTCCGTACGTGCAGGTGAAGAAGGACGACCAGAACCGTTACTACTACGATGCGTTCATTCCCAAGGATTTCACCGGTGAGCACACGGTCGTGGCCCTGGACGAAGAGGGCACGGTTCAGGCTTGGACCAAGGTGAGCTTGGCGGACAACGCGATTACGCAGGTTGCCACGCCGCCGCTGCCCGAGCCCGCAGCCCCGCAGCAGCCCGCAGCAGCAGACCCTGTTAAGCCCGCAGCCCCAACCGCTGCTGACAATAAGGTCAATGATCCTGCAGCTAAGGCACCTGCTCAGCCTGCTCCTGCCGCCAAGAAGGTTGACCCAGCGGCCGACCCAGCCAAGGCTGAGCTGGCTAAGACCGGTGCCGATGTGAGCGCAGTTTCAGGCATTGCCCTGGCTCTGATAGCCGCCGCAGCCGGTTGCCTAGTGGTGACCAAGCGCTCCCGCGTCTAAGTCCGCGTAAACAGCGAACCGCTACCAGCGAGCAAAGCACAACGCCCCAATTCCCCCCAAAAGTCGGGAGGTTTGGGGCATTTCCTTTATCTGCGGGAGTACTTCTCACCCTCTTAAACGGCGAGCCGGTAGATAAACTGAGGCCCCTTGCCCCCGGTAAACGTGCGCTCGAGCCGGGTGAACCCAGCTTTTTCGTAGAGCTTCTGCGCGGGCGAGTTGCGGGCGTTGACCCCCAGCACGACGAGCGGGATGTCGGGAAAGTTGCGGTGAGCATAGTCCGATAGGAGTTGGAGTGACTGAAGGGCGTAGCCTTGGCGCAGGTAGCGGGAGTCAGTTGAGAAACTTCTGAGCAGGAGGCAGTCTTCGCGGTGTTCGTAGCGCAAGCGGTCGGATCCGTGGTCTAAGACGAAGAAATTAGTGATAGCACCTGCGCTGTTGATTGACAGGATTGGGTGATATTCGCCATCATTCTGGGCGCGTGCAAGTGCCTGAGCTGGCGTTCCGGTGAACGTCAGGTTCTCAATTTGGTATTGGTCAAGGCTTTCTTTGAACTGCGAATCATACGCTACAAGTTTCATTCGGCCCCCTCGCGATCTTGCCGGGATTGTTTGCTTGAGGACAGCTTACCTCTCTTAGACCTGCGCTCATACCTTGTGCCTGCTAGAAGCAGTCAGTCTTGCGGCGGTATGTTGCGGGCGGTTGTAGAGTGGGGGTAGGCGGGCGCTTGGAGCGCGAGCTTTCCTCTTCTGGGGCAATGATATGGCACGGCTGGGTGAGAATCCGGCGGCAGGTAAGGTATAGGGATTTCGGCAGTGATAGTGGGCGCGAATAGTAGGCAGACAGAGCAGATGGACCAGGCTGAGCAGGCGGGCCAGGCGGCGGGGGCAGCTGGGCGGCCTTCGGATCGTCTTGACAGGAACATTCCTCTCAATATGAGAGATATTAAGCGCGACTACGACAAGCCCCTGGAAGAGGCCTGCGTGGCCGCCAAAGCTAGCGTAATTATGCGCGTGGGCATGTTGGATTTGGGCTCCGGCACTGGCTCTTTCCGCGTGCGCGAGATGATGCACCGGATAGCCTACCCCCTGGGCGTGCATGTGCGGGCGGAAGTCAACTTGACCGACATTGAAGCCACCTGCACGGACGGCAGCGAGCGAGTCACCGAAGTGGTTGATTTGCCGACGACTGGAGTCAATACGGAGCGCATTTGGCTCCTGGAGCACTTCGCCGACTGGTTGGCCGTGAACTGCGGGCAGGGCTCTACCTACCATCGAGCGGCGAACATCTCCCAGGAGCTCGTGGACCACTTGGACGAGGTGAAATCTCACTGGGCAGTGCGGCACGCGCAGGAGGCCGAGGCCGCTCGGGCAGCTCAGGCGGCACAGAAGGCGCAGGCCAAGCGTGCAGCCAAGGCAAAACGGGCGCAGGAAGGGGTGCAGAAGGGCGTTGATGGGCTGACCCTAGTGCCAGAGCAGTCAGCAGGCCTTCCTCTGTCAGAGGCAGCGCCAGAGGGCTTAGAGAAGGACTCGGGCGCAGCGGTTGGGCAGCCGGGGCTGTCTGGCCAACCTGCCCAGCCTACTCAATCCGGCCAACCTGCGCCGCAGACGGGCCAATTGACTCAGTCCAGCCCAGCCAGCCAGCCCGAGCCTTCCAGCAAGCGCGACAGCCGCGGCCTGCCCGCTGCCCTGCGCCACTCCCAGCCCGGCGGAGGCGTCACCGTGCGCCAGGCCCACGAGCGCTTGAACATCATCGAACACCGCAAACCCCTGTATTCGCCGCTCGTCTCGGGCTTCGCCTCGGCCGTGGCTTGCGCTTCCTTCGTCTTCCTCCTGGGCGGCGGGCCCTACGACATGGCGGGCGCTTTTGTGGGCGCGGGCATCGGCCAGTGGGTTCGGCGCGTGCTGGCTGGCCGCAAAATCAACCAATTCTTCGTCACCGGCGTGGCCGTGATTATCGCCGCGCTCGCCTGCATCGGCACCCTGCGCTTCGTCGGTCTGTTTGACCCAGTGGCCCTGCGGCACGACACGGCTTACATCGGTGCAATTCTCTTCGTCATTCCCGGTTTCCCGCTGGTCACCGGCGGCCTCGACATAGCGAAAATGGACTTTCCCTCGGGCGTGCAGCGCCTGACCTACGCCATGTCTATCATCCTGGTGGCCACGTTCGGCGGCTGGGTGGTCGCGCGCCTGGTTCAGCTCAGTCCCCAAGGTTTTGAGGCCCTGAACCTGAGCCTGTGGGCCACCGGCGGCCTGCGGGCACTTGCGGCTTTCTGCGGTGTCTGGGGCTTCTCGGTCCTCTTCAACTCTCCCCAGCGCATGGCCCTGGTCGCGGCCGTCATCGGTGCCATTACCGACACCCTGCGCCTGGAAATGCAAGACTTAGCGGGCATGCCCCCGGAGATGGCCGCCTTCCTGGGCGCTTTCCTGGCCGGACTCCTGGCCACGGCCTGGCGCTCCTCGGTCCGCCACGGCTGGCTTCCGCCCGACGTGGGCTTCCCGCGTATCTGCCTGACCGTGCCCTCAATCGTGATTATGGTGCCGGGCCTCTATATGTATCGGGCCATGTTCTACCTGGGCCAGTTCAACACCCTGAGCGCCCTGGACTGGGCCTTCCGCGCCTTCATGGTCATCATCTGCCTACCCATCGGCCTGGCCACGGCCCGGGTCATCACCGACCGCTCCTGGCGCTACGACATCTAAGCAGTTTTCAGTACTTCATGCCCATGGCGGTGCGGACCTGGTCTAGGGTCTCCTCGGCGATGGCGTTGGCGCGCTTGTTGCCCTCGGCCAGGATGTCGCGCACCGAGTCCATGTCTTGCGCCAGCTCGGCCCGGCGCTCGCGGTGGGGGCCAGGAAGTCGTTGACCGACGCGATGACGTACTGCTTCAGCGCCCCAGAGCCCGCGTCGCCAATCTCCTCGGCAATTTCGGAGGGATCGCGGCCGGTCACCAGCCCGGCGGTGGTGAGCAGGGCAGAGACCTGCGGGCGGCCCACTGGGTCAAAGGTAATGCGGCGCTCGGAGTCGGTGGGGGACTTCTTAATCAGCTTGGCCGTCTCTTCGGCGGTGGCGCTCAACATAATGGAATTGCCGTAGGATTTGCTCATTTTGCGACCGTCTAGGCCCGGAATTTCGGGCGCGTCCGAGAGAATTGCTCCCGGCTCGGGGAAGACGGGATTCTTGCGGGCGTAGCGCTCGTTGAAGCGGCGGGCGATGGTGCGCGTCAGCTCCACATGCGGCAGGTTGTCCTTGCCGATGGGCACCACGTTGGCCTTGCAGAAGAGGATATCGCAGGCCTGATGCACAGGATAGGTGAGCAAAAGACCGGTGAGCGCGTGGCCCGACGCCTCCATCTCCGACTTGACGGTCGGGTTGCGGTGGAGCTCCGCCTCGGTCACCAGCGAGAGGAAGGGGAGCATGAGCTGGTTTTCCGCAGGCACAGCCGAGTGCGTAAAAATCATAGTCTTCACCGGATCAATGCCTGCTGCCAAGTAGTCAAGCACCATGTTCAGCACGTTCTCCTGAATGTGTTCGGTGCTGTCGCGGTCGGTAATCACCTGGTAGTCGGCGATCACAATATTGGTGTGTACGCCGCGATTCTGCAGCTCCACCCGGCTCTTAATCGAGCCAAAATAGTGGCCTAAATGCAAGCGGCCAGTAGGCCTGTCGCCGGTGAGCATGGTGAAGTCGCCGGGCTTGGCGTCGAGTTTGTTCTCCAGGGTGTCCGAGCGTTTTTTCGCGGCCAAGAAGCTGGCGCTCATCTCATTGCCTGCTGCCGTTACCTGCTGCTCGCTCGCCATAAGCCTGCCCTCTTTGCCGAGCCCCGCGCTCACATGGGGCCAAAAGTGTTACCAAAAGTGTGACTAAATATTGCTTTTATCGTAAAAGTCCGAGCCGACAAGCTCGCAAGTGGTACCCTCGAAAGTAATGCATATATAAAGACACGTTGCTTACAGAGCACAGACTGGCGAAGGGGGTCGGATGGGCCGCGGACGTCAGAAGGCTAAGCAGACGAAAATAGCCCGTAAGCTCAAATATCTGACAACTGACACTGACTACAATCAGCTGCAGCAGGAATTGGCAAATCGCGAACCTGGCGAAGGGCATACGGATCCCTTTGAGGTGGTAGAGGAGCAATTCAGCGCGGCGGCAGACGAGTCAGGGAGCCAGCACAGTCAGGCGGCCGCCAGCACAGCGGCACAGAGCCCAGCAGCTGCTTCGAAGCCTTCTATAGATGACGATTTAGACGACTATGCGCGCTGGGCGGCTGAGGCGGCGGCGAAGGCCACGTCGGGCGAGATTCCAGTGGTGAAGCCTCGTCCGCACAAGCCGATTCCGATTCCAGTGCCCACCGCGCTCAGTAAGCGCAAACCGGCGACTTCGGGTGCTGCCGCAGCGGCAAGTGGCGAGCAGAATGGTTCGGCTGCGCGGGCAGAGGCGGGGGAAGCTGCGGCTTCTTCGGTTTCAGCGACTGCTGAGTCGCCTGAGTCTGCTGGATCTTCGGCTGACAAGCCCACTGCAGACGCCCAGGCAGCCAAGAGCGCTAAGGTTGCAAAGAGCGCCAAAGCCCCTACTGCGAAGAAGGCTTCGGTGGCCTCGACTGCTGCCAAGAAGACTGCGGCGGCAGCGAAAAAAGTCACGTCTGCCGTGAAGAAGTCCACCGCTGCTTCCAAGGCTAAGGCCACGCAAGCGGCTAAGGCTGTTAAAGCTAGCAAGACTTCCAAGGCGAGTAAGAGCGAGACTGCTGCAGCGAGCACAACCGCTGCCAAACCGGCGCGCACGGCCAAAAGTACGGCGAGCAAGTCGGCGGCGAAGCCCGCGGCGAAGTCGGCCGAAAAGTCGGCTACGAAGGCTACTGTCAAGCCCGCTACAAAGTCTGCCACGCGGTCGGCTGGTAAGGCTGCTGCCAACACGAAGACCGGCGCTTCTAAGCCTGAGAAAGACTAAGTCAGTTTAGTTGCTGTTTAGTTGCTGCAACTGCGCAAAACTGGCTCTATTCGACTGTTCAGCCGTCTGTTTCCTCCTGTGAGGCGGACGGCTGAATGCCCGCTGAGGCCTTATACCAGCGGCAGGAGCTCGTGGAGGTCGTCGCGCTCGCCGACTGCGCTAATGCGGCCGGCCGCCTTCTCCTGGGCCCAAGTGGTCACCCCGGCAGCCATGCGCAGCCAGACGTCCGGATCCAGCTCAATCACGTCCGGCGGGGTCAGATTGTGGGGGTCAGAGGCCGGCCCGTCCAAAATTTTGATAGCCCCCCAGGGTGCCACGCGCACTTCCACCCCGGGACCAGGGGCCTTAATCTCCAGCATGTGCAGGGAGTAGCGCACCGCCATCGCCAGCTGCTTGCGGGGCATGTCCGGCTCAATATTCAGCCGCTCAGCCTCGCTCCCAGCCCCCGCCGCGAGCTCCTTAGCCGCGTCCCGCCAAGCGAGAAAGTCCCGCCTGCCCTCGTCCATATCCTGCTCCCGTATAGCACTCATACGTCTATTGTCCCCCTGGGCGTGAACTTGGAGCGTGGACTGAGCGGCGGGCAGATGCTAAACGCAAGAAGCCCCAACCGGGAGTAACGGACTTCACCGGTCGGGACTTCTTATATCGCCTTTAGTGCTGATGCAATACAGAGCCGCGCACTGGCTCATAGCTCATAGCTCAGTGCGATCGGCACTT
This window of the Bombiscardovia nodaiensis genome carries:
- the trpS gene encoding tryptophan--tRNA ligase — encoded protein: MASEQQVTAAGNEMSASFLAAKKRSDTLENKLDAKPGDFTMLTGDRPTGRLHLGHYFGSIKSRVELQNRGVHTNIVIADYQVITDRDSTEHIQENVLNMVLDYLAAGIDPVKTMIFTHSAVPAENQLMLPFLSLVTEAELHRNPTVKSEMEASGHALTGLLLTYPVHQACDILFCKANVVPIGKDNLPHVELTRTIARRFNERYARKNPVFPEPGAILSDAPEIPGLDGRKMSKSYGNSIMLSATAEETAKLIKKSPTDSERRITFDPVGRPQVSALLTTAGLVTGRDPSEIAEEIGDAGSGALKQYVIASVNDFLAPTASAGPSWRKTWTRCATSWPRATSAPTPSPRRP
- a CDS encoding hypothetical protein (frameshifted, insertion/deletion at around 48546,48579,48552,48651,48684,48564,48660,48663,48633;~possible pseudo due to internal stop codon), encoding MGSAAGGAVSGAGQKVLYAWGRNDYGQLGDGGKTNRSEPVKVVLPGAMVLDQVVSVGATDVSVRLRDPSSGALSTYTWGQHDDGQPGNGSAKARERSMQQAVAAPEGVRFVQESTGGEHTIAIDQRGGLYAWGSNDEGQLGLGTSGAEAGVAAANSTGVSGTGVSAASASGADAGGVGANGTPAKNASTNGADENGDSASKDGAGSDKANGDSANSASVNHAGMNGVAANSAAASSGSANSGNASGDSAGSSADTVQLKPRAVTPVAVTSIKFGGLASSSPQYLGLSEDGQSGQWSLRTPKHAAGEVSVEVAWSIGGVEQPSPELTFTYRLDGLLRATRTVTFDAGPDATPQTSTQLVNDGNQASWPADPARPGYVLTGWKLGGAPYDFSQPVTGDITLTADWTPLGSFSILPASGPVAGGTNVAIKPPTLMGLHFLSVSAGYKHVLALANDHNIYSWGENDKGQLGVGDTVSRNAPTLVKAPAGVRFTQAVAGYYSSAALGTDGNVYIWGATRSNRAVNEPTPFSYTLPAGEHITQLSAGNGHFLALSSGGQVYAWGDNDRGQLGDGTFNDSSNFQLVHTPAGVGFKAIAAGELHSTALTTTGDLYTWGANQYGELGDGSTTDRSTPVMVSVSGGRVEFKAVSASYYHTLALSDKGVIYSWGGNQWGQLGRDLPAGVDISASPAPVNNPSGAKYAAISAGNYTHSIALAENGIAYTWGQITGNQYPTAVDLPDGVTYTSVNAGGVFSAAFGTDGNLYAWGKPIGDGTAANSSTTPVIVWPQDVWVTGAQFDGRPGTDVTIDVHNQLWRIKTPAHSAGPVSVTVSSQSGALFQGIPFTYIEVGAHSFTFDTQGGIPVPNVQNVADGAQATRPTSDPTKTGMTFEGWFLNGSPYDFTQPVTANLTVEAHWSSQSDFTITPNAGIISGGETVTIKPPTMGKLKGARIEAGFGHSLLTASTGDTYVWGHNDSGQLGDASQTDHSSPVKISGPGGLRFTSLSAGARHTLAIGSDGRVYAWGDDSYGQLGGTGSHTVPALVPGFPNGLTFTAVSTGLYSSFALASDGSLYSWGSNGDGQLGIGSTTNQSIPQVIALPAGVTKFVAISAGYSHTLALGDDGNIYAWGSNDNGRLGDGTTTQRLLPQKVQLPVGLAKFTAISAGGYHSMAIGSDGKAYAWGWAALGQLGNGTADYLLHATPGVVQLGLPNGVQVSQISAGDQHSFAIDSEGKLHAWGDNRKGQLGDSSLTQRNSPVQITVAGVTKFTQVSAGDAYALALDDEGRIFAWGSNEFGQLGLGSVSTNPEQSPKESSKLDVTLTFDGLPASDLTYDSVRNEWTAKTPAHAEGPVDVTLGWSLGGQRHEIKKELAFSYTDNLTLPLTGGPGIAALLAGGVALMLLAAGARARRKGKENEEVEQGLAA
- a CDS encoding acetyltransferase, with the translated sequence MKLVAYDSQFKESLDQYQIENLTFTGTPAQALARAQNDGEYHPILSINSAGAITNFFVLDHGSDRLRYEHREDCLLLRSFSTDSRYLRQGYALQSLQLLSDYAHRNFPDIPLVVLGVNARNSPAQKLYEKAGFTRLERTFTGGKGPQFIYRLAV
- a CDS encoding membrane protein, producing MDQAEQAGQAAGAAGRPSDRLDRNIPLNMRDIKRDYDKPLEEACVAAKASVIMRVGMLDLGSGTGSFRVREMMHRIAYPLGVHVRAEVNLTDIEATCTDGSERVTEVVDLPTTGVNTERIWLLEHFADWLAVNCGQGSTYHRAANISQELVDHLDEVKSHWAVRHAQEAEAARAAQAAQKAQAKRAAKAKRAQEGVQKGVDGLTLVPEQSAGLPLSEAAPEGLEKDSGAAVGQPGLSGQPAQPTQSGQPAPQTGQLTQSSPASQPEPSSKRDSRGLPAALRHSQPGGGVTVRQAHERLNIIEHRKPLYSPLVSGFASAVACASFVFLLGGGPYDMAGAFVGAGIGQWVRRVLAGRKINQFFVTGVAVIIAALACIGTLRFVGLFDPVALRHDTAYIGAILFVIPGFPLVTGGLDIAKMDFPSGVQRLTYAMSIILVATFGGWVVARLVQLSPQGFEALNLSLWATGGLRALAAFCGVWGFSVLFNSPQRMALVAAVIGAITDTLRLEMQDLAGMPPEMAAFLGAFLAGLLATAWRSSVRHGWLPPDVGFPRICLTVPSIVIMVPGLYMYRAMFYLGQFNTLSALDWAFRAFMVIICLPIGLATARVITDRSWRYDI